One Brassica napus cultivar Da-Ae chromosome C2, Da-Ae, whole genome shotgun sequence DNA window includes the following coding sequences:
- the LOC125582396 gene encoding uncharacterized protein LOC125582396, whose translation MVAYLEQIFSKRLDAMQSMIERLPGVPPPIRKSNPDSYADTPFTDEITLIEMPRKFYFPSIKAYDGTTDPDDHVAQYRQRMLAVALLKESREATMCKGFGSTLTGPALQWYINLPSRSIASFAILSNKFVEQFASSRDLKNTSDGLYEILQHRAEPLQSYIPRFNQDKVAIPECSIPTAIYALKRGLLPDGDFYKELTKYQCKTMEDVLSRAWAQVKWEEDVASRAKAQQKQDPKTISPDRTERDEKPSQIPARDSGYRNRGRYQNRPIEKVEGMTVCTWPDISHLSV comes from the coding sequence ATGGTCGCTTACCTGGAGCAGATATTCTCCAAGAGGCTCGATGCCATGCAGTCCATGATAGAGAGGCTCCCAGGAGTACCTCCCCCCATCCGGAAGAGCAACCCCGACTCTTATGCCGATACTCCTTTCACGGATGAGATCACATTGATCGAGATGCCCAGGAAGTTCTACTTCCCCAGCATAAAGGCGTATGACGGCACCACTGATCCGGACGACCACGTTGCCCAATACAGACAAAGGATGCTCGCCGTAGCACTCCTAAAGGAGTCGCGTGAAGCTACCATGTGCAAAGGGTTCGGCTCAACCCTGACCGGACCCGCTCTGCAATGGTACATCAACCTACCCTCCAGGTCCATAGCCTCCTTCGCAATTCTCAGCAATAAGTTTGTGGAACAATTCGCCAGCAGCAGGGACCTGAAGAATACCTCTGATGGCCTCTACGAAATCCTCCAGCACCGGGCGGAACCCCTACAAAGCTACATACCCCGCTTCAATCAAGATAAGGTGGCTATTCCTGAATGCAGCATCCCCACTGCTATCTATGCCTTGAAAAGAGGCCTACTCCCCGACGGGGACTTCTATAAGGAGTTAACCAAATACCAGTGCAAAACCATGGAAGACGTCCTATCTCGAGCCTGGGCGCAGGTAAAATGGGAGGAAGATGTCGCCAGCCGCGCTAAGGCGCAACAAAAGCAAGATCCCAAGACGATCAGTCCAGACAGAACCGAGCGAGATGAGAAACCCTCTCAAATACCAGCCAGGGACTCCGGATATCGAAACCGGGGCAGATACCAGAACCGGCCGATCGAGAAGGTAGAAGGGATGACAGTGTGCACGTGGCCAGACATCTCTCACCTCTCTGTCTGA